The following proteins are co-located in the Microbacterium sp. Clip185 genome:
- a CDS encoding alpha/beta hydrolase, translated as MIQWLLTLELINSPVRWVIWSLVVVLAVAVFVVPPRRIRRLLIAAVAGGIIGYGGALLLEAADVFQGPLPGHAALWIAAGISAIAVGAVAIGLRPWWRRILALLLVVTGALGIGASVNAEYGLTGNLAAILGIQALDSAPLPQATAVRSDPATLYETWKPPADMPSKGRVSALSGEQKIPATGFVARDAALYLPPAALVADPPQLPLLVFMMGQPGTPDPTVLAKSLDAFAAAHDGLAPIAIVADQLGSVNVDPACADSTKYGKVSTYLNVDVPAYAEKHLNIIQDPAYWVIGGYSNGGACALTYGAANPQTWGNLMDISGNEYPGSEHVDKTVTEVFGGDRAAFDAASPASLLAAHAGAYAGHVAVFTHGGQDAQFGPGQVKNAQRAQAAGFTVLTETIPGEGHTGPVLQKGLDYAIGALAPRLGLAAPATG; from the coding sequence ATGATCCAGTGGCTGCTGACGCTCGAGCTCATCAACAGCCCCGTGCGCTGGGTGATCTGGAGCCTCGTCGTCGTCCTGGCCGTTGCGGTGTTCGTCGTGCCGCCGCGCCGCATCCGCCGTCTGCTGATCGCCGCCGTCGCGGGTGGCATCATCGGCTACGGGGGCGCTCTGCTCCTTGAAGCGGCGGACGTGTTCCAGGGGCCGCTGCCGGGTCACGCCGCGCTGTGGATCGCAGCGGGCATCTCGGCCATCGCGGTGGGGGCGGTCGCGATCGGGCTGCGGCCGTGGTGGCGGCGGATCCTCGCACTGCTTCTTGTCGTCACCGGTGCGCTCGGCATCGGCGCGAGCGTCAATGCCGAGTACGGGCTCACCGGCAACCTTGCGGCGATCCTGGGCATCCAGGCCCTCGACAGTGCTCCGCTGCCGCAGGCGACAGCGGTGCGCAGCGACCCCGCCACCCTCTACGAGACCTGGAAGCCGCCGGCCGACATGCCCTCGAAGGGGCGAGTGAGCGCGCTGTCGGGCGAGCAGAAGATCCCCGCGACGGGGTTCGTCGCTCGCGACGCCGCGCTGTACCTGCCGCCGGCCGCGCTCGTTGCAGATCCGCCGCAGCTGCCTCTCCTGGTCTTCATGATGGGGCAGCCGGGTACCCCCGACCCCACGGTGCTCGCCAAGAGTCTCGATGCCTTCGCCGCGGCCCACGACGGGCTCGCGCCGATCGCGATCGTCGCCGACCAGCTGGGCTCCGTCAACGTCGACCCCGCCTGCGCCGATTCGACGAAGTACGGCAAGGTCTCGACCTACCTCAACGTCGATGTTCCGGCATACGCAGAGAAGCACCTGAACATCATCCAGGACCCCGCCTACTGGGTCATCGGCGGGTACTCGAACGGCGGCGCGTGCGCGTTGACCTACGGCGCAGCGAATCCGCAGACATGGGGCAACCTCATGGACATCTCGGGCAACGAGTATCCGGGATCGGAGCACGTCGACAAGACCGTGACCGAGGTGTTCGGCGGCGACCGCGCCGCCTTCGACGCTGCGAGTCCCGCATCCCTGCTCGCCGCCCACGCCGGCGCCTATGCCGGCCACGTGGCCGTGTTCACCCACGGCGGGCAGGATGCGCAGTTCGGTCCGGGGCAGGTGAAGAACGCGCAGCGTGCGCAGGCGGCCGGCTTCACGGTGCTGACCGAGACGATCCCGGGGGAGGGACACACAGGGCCCGTGCTTCAGAAGGGACTCGACTACGCGATCGGCGCACTGGCGCCCCGTCTCGGTCTCGCGGCGCCCGCCACGGGGTGA